In Chanodichthys erythropterus isolate Z2021 chromosome 11, ASM2448905v1, whole genome shotgun sequence, a single window of DNA contains:
- the ccne1 gene encoding G1/S-specific cyclin-E1 translates to MPSKKVLRTEQTNTTDEAPKTNSVRPRKRKADVAIHLQDPDEEITEMTRKKPCASQACWNPDTGYTSPCRRMPTPDEVEEPVAVGSMGFTQYASENIFVTPTRSTPLPALCWASKDDVWNNLLRKDKLYLRDTHVMERHPNLQPKMRAILLDWLMEVCEVYKLHRETFYLGQDYFDRFMATQENVLKTTLQLIGISCLFIAAKMEEIYPPKVHQFAYVTDGACTEDDILSMEVIIMKELNWSLSPLTPVAWLNIYMQMAYLKETAEVLIAQYPQATFVQIAELLDLCILDVRSLEFSYGLLAASALFHFSSLELVMKVSGLKWCDLEECVRWMVPFAMSIRETGSSALKTFKGIAADDTHNIQTHVQYLEWLGKVHSYQLVDIERSQRSPVPSGVLTPPPSSEKPESTVS, encoded by the exons ATGCCAAGCAAGAAAGT GCTACGAACAGAGCAGACTAACACTACAGATGAAGCTCCTAAAACCAATTCAGTGCGTCCCAGGAAGAGGAAAGCAGACGTAGCTATT CATTTACAAGATCCAGATGAGGAGATCACAGAGATGACAAGAAAGAAACCATGTGCATCCCAG GCCTGCTGGAATCCTGACACAGGTTACACAAGCCCATGCAGGCGGATGCCCACACCTGATGAAGTAGAGGAACCGGTTGCTGTTGGCAGCATGGGATTCACACAGTACGCCTCAGAAAATATTTTCGTCACCCCCACGCGTTCTACCCCTCTGCCGGCCCTCTG CTGGGCAAGCAAAGACGATGTGTGGAACAACCTGCTTAGAAAAGACAAACTCTACTTGCGAGATACACACGTTATGGAGAGACATCCAAATCTCCAACCCAAAATGAGAGCAATTCTGCTGGATTGGCTAATGGAG GTTTGTGAGGTGTACAAGTTACACAGAGAAACATTTTACTTGGGTCAGGACTACTTTGATCGCTTCATGGCCACACAAGAGAATGTTCTTAAAACAACACTACAGCTTATAGGCATCTCCTGTCTCTTCATCGCTGCCAAAATGGAG GAAATTTACCCTCCTAAGGTGCATCAGTTTGCTTACGTTACCGATGGGGCCTGCACCGAGGATGACATTCTTAGCATGGAGGTTATCATCATGAAG gagTTGAATTGGAGTTTGAGTCCTTTAACCCCAGTGGCTTGGCTCAACATCTACATGCAGATGGCCTATCTAAAGGAGACTGCTGAAGTTCTCATAGCCCAGTACCCACAGGCTACATTTGTGCAGATTGCAGAG CTCTTGGATCTGTGTATACTGGATGTAAGAAGTCTGGAGTTCTCTTACGGCCTCCTTGCAGCTTCTGCACTCTTCCACTTCTCTTCTCTAGAGCTAGTCATGAAAGTTTcag GGCTGAAGTGGTGTGATTTGGAGGAGTGTGTGAGATGGATGGTCCCTTTTGCCATGTCAATTCGTGAAACAGGCAGCTCAGCCCTCAAAACATTCAAAGGAATAGCAGCAGATGACACGCACAATATACAGACCCATGTACAGTACTTGGAATGGCTG GGAAAGGTGCACTCCTATCAGCTAGTGGACATTGAGAGAAGTCAGAGGTCTCCAGTTCCCTCTGGAGTGCTCACACCACCACCCAGCAGTGAGAAGCCAGAGAGCACAGTCTCCTGA